A region from the Oncorhynchus clarkii lewisi isolate Uvic-CL-2024 chromosome 8, UVic_Ocla_1.0, whole genome shotgun sequence genome encodes:
- the LOC139415274 gene encoding NADH dehydrogenase [ubiquinone] 1 beta subcomplex subunit 1 — MVNFAALMRDHWVNIFVPLGFVIGIYMDRAQDQKLTAFRNKSALYSRELKPGEEVTWK; from the exons ATGGTGAACTTTGCTGCCCTGATGCGTGACCATTGGGTTAACATATTTGTCCCCCTTGGCTTTGTTATCGGGATCTACATGGACAGAGCACAGGACCAGAAGCTGACCGCTTTCAGGAACAAAAGCGCATTGTACAGCAG GGAGCTGAAGCCTGgcgaggaagtcacctggaagtAG
- the LOC139415273 gene encoding ribosomal oxygenase 1-like isoform X2 — protein sequence MGKQVIKAAQTEEKVERLAEGVQCGEISGVALDALLSDLAKVSNSRVRASKLFQWLIHPIPSKSFFRDAWEKKPVLIKRQNPDYYTGLFSTAEFDRILRRDDVQYGVNLDVTSYRNGKRETHNPPGRALPFTVWDFYESGCSLRMLNPQAFSSTVWNVLSILQEHFGSMAGANMYLTPPGTQGFAPHYDDIEAFVVQLEGKKHWRVYNPRSENEVLPVVSSPNFSHSEIGKPILEAVLEAGDLLYFPRGFIHQGDCLSDAHSLHITVSSYQRNSWGNLLAKVVPAALEMAMEEDVDFRGGLPVDYLTYMGVQNSDKEDPRRAQFLSRIEGLMKKLSTFAPVDAAVDQKARGYLHDCLPPMLTAEERASSVQGAPSRWENGEPVDMGVAIRGHIRVRLVRSGIARLCSDGEAVWLYYTADNSRVYHKEEPKSVEIKAEHTDAMEFLIHAYPKFVTVGSLPCKLAEDKVSLAELLFKRGLIHTAEPLQQS from the exons ATGGGCAAGCAGGTCATAAAAGCGGCACAGAcagaggagaaggtggagagacTGGCAGAG GGGGTACAGTGTGGAGAGATTAGCGGAGTGGCACTAGATGCTCTGCTGAGTGACCTGGCTAAAGTCAGCAACAGCAGGGTGAGAGCCAGCAAACTTTTCCAGTGGCTCATCCACCCAATTCCCTCCAAGAGTTTCTTCAG AGATGCATGGGAAAAGAAGCCAGTTTTGATCAAACGTCAGAATCCAGACTATTATACGGGACTGTTCTCCACAGCAGAGTTTGATCGCATTTTAAGACGG GATGACGTTCAGTATGGGGTGAACCTGGATGTCACCAGCTACAGAAACGGCAAAAGAGAGACACACAATCCTCCAGGGAGGGCTCTCCCATTCACTGTATGGGACTTCTATGAG AGTGGTTGCTCGCTGCGTATGCTTAACCCCCAGGCCTTCTCCTCCACTGTGTGGAATGTGCTGTCCATCCTCCAGGAGCACTTTGGCAGCATGGCAGGAGCCAACAT GTATTTGACACCTCCAGGAACACAGGGCTTTGCTCCACATTACGATGATATTGAGGCCTTTGTGGTTCAGCTGGAAGGGAAGAAGCACTGGAGAGTTTACAACCCCAG GTCAGAAAATGAGGTCTTGCCTGTCGTTTCCAGTC ctaactttagccactCAGAGATCGGGAAGCCCATCCTGGAAGCAGTCCTGGAGGCTGGGGACCTCCTCTACTTCCCCCGAGGGTTCATCCACCAGGGGGACTGCCTGTCGGATGCTCACTCCCTCCACATCACTGTCTCATCTTACCAGAGGAACAGTTGGGGAAACTTACTGGCAAAG GTGGTCCCAGCAGCCCTAGAGATGgccatggaggaggatgtggactTCAGAGGAGGCCTGCCTGTGGATTACCTAACGTACATGGGGGTGCAGAACTCAGACAAG GAGGATCCACGCAGGGCCCAGTTCCTATCCAGAATAGAGGGTCTGATGAAGAAGCTATCAACCTTTGCCCCTGTGGATGCTGCTGTGGATCAGAAAGCTAGGGGCTATCTCCATGACTGTCTTCCCCCGATGCTCACCGCAG AGGAAAGGGCCAGCAGTGTCCAGGGAGCTCCTTCCAGGTGGGAGAATGGAGAGCCGGTGGACATGGGTGTGGCCATCAGAGGCCATATCAGAGTCAGACTCGTCCGTTCTGGAATCGCCAG GTTATGCAGTGATGGAGAAGCAGTTTGGCTTTACTACACTGCCGACAACTCCAGAGTCTACCACAAGGAGGAGCCCAAGAGTGTTGAAATAAAAGCAGAG CACACAGATGCCATGGAGTTTCTGATCCATGCATATCCAAAGTTTGTGACAGTGGGCAGCTTGCCATGCAAGTTGGCTGAGGACAAG GTGTCCTTGGCTGAGCTGCTGTTTAAGAGAGGGCTTATTCACACTGCAGAACCTCTGCAGCAATCCTGA
- the LOC139415273 gene encoding ribosomal oxygenase 1-like isoform X1 encodes MDKKHVSAFELYQNALLASTPEVKTSSVKITAKKRKENGIQTPKSIKKTKRKQMGKQVIKAAQTEEKVERLAEGVQCGEISGVALDALLSDLAKVSNSRVRASKLFQWLIHPIPSKSFFRDAWEKKPVLIKRQNPDYYTGLFSTAEFDRILRRDDVQYGVNLDVTSYRNGKRETHNPPGRALPFTVWDFYESGCSLRMLNPQAFSSTVWNVLSILQEHFGSMAGANMYLTPPGTQGFAPHYDDIEAFVVQLEGKKHWRVYNPRSENEVLPVVSSPNFSHSEIGKPILEAVLEAGDLLYFPRGFIHQGDCLSDAHSLHITVSSYQRNSWGNLLAKVVPAALEMAMEEDVDFRGGLPVDYLTYMGVQNSDKEDPRRAQFLSRIEGLMKKLSTFAPVDAAVDQKARGYLHDCLPPMLTAEERASSVQGAPSRWENGEPVDMGVAIRGHIRVRLVRSGIARLCSDGEAVWLYYTADNSRVYHKEEPKSVEIKAEHTDAMEFLIHAYPKFVTVGSLPCKLAEDKVSLAELLFKRGLIHTAEPLQQS; translated from the exons ATGGACAAGAAACATGTGTCAGCTTTTGAATTGTACCAAAATGCGCTATTAGCATCGACTCCTGAAGTCAAAACATCATCTGTGAAG ATTACAGCAAAGAAGCGGAAGGAAAATGGTATCCAGACCCCCAAATCCATCAAAAAGACCAAAAGGAAACAGATGGGCAAGCAGGTCATAAAAGCGGCACAGAcagaggagaaggtggagagacTGGCAGAG GGGGTACAGTGTGGAGAGATTAGCGGAGTGGCACTAGATGCTCTGCTGAGTGACCTGGCTAAAGTCAGCAACAGCAGGGTGAGAGCCAGCAAACTTTTCCAGTGGCTCATCCACCCAATTCCCTCCAAGAGTTTCTTCAG AGATGCATGGGAAAAGAAGCCAGTTTTGATCAAACGTCAGAATCCAGACTATTATACGGGACTGTTCTCCACAGCAGAGTTTGATCGCATTTTAAGACGG GATGACGTTCAGTATGGGGTGAACCTGGATGTCACCAGCTACAGAAACGGCAAAAGAGAGACACACAATCCTCCAGGGAGGGCTCTCCCATTCACTGTATGGGACTTCTATGAG AGTGGTTGCTCGCTGCGTATGCTTAACCCCCAGGCCTTCTCCTCCACTGTGTGGAATGTGCTGTCCATCCTCCAGGAGCACTTTGGCAGCATGGCAGGAGCCAACAT GTATTTGACACCTCCAGGAACACAGGGCTTTGCTCCACATTACGATGATATTGAGGCCTTTGTGGTTCAGCTGGAAGGGAAGAAGCACTGGAGAGTTTACAACCCCAG GTCAGAAAATGAGGTCTTGCCTGTCGTTTCCAGTC ctaactttagccactCAGAGATCGGGAAGCCCATCCTGGAAGCAGTCCTGGAGGCTGGGGACCTCCTCTACTTCCCCCGAGGGTTCATCCACCAGGGGGACTGCCTGTCGGATGCTCACTCCCTCCACATCACTGTCTCATCTTACCAGAGGAACAGTTGGGGAAACTTACTGGCAAAG GTGGTCCCAGCAGCCCTAGAGATGgccatggaggaggatgtggactTCAGAGGAGGCCTGCCTGTGGATTACCTAACGTACATGGGGGTGCAGAACTCAGACAAG GAGGATCCACGCAGGGCCCAGTTCCTATCCAGAATAGAGGGTCTGATGAAGAAGCTATCAACCTTTGCCCCTGTGGATGCTGCTGTGGATCAGAAAGCTAGGGGCTATCTCCATGACTGTCTTCCCCCGATGCTCACCGCAG AGGAAAGGGCCAGCAGTGTCCAGGGAGCTCCTTCCAGGTGGGAGAATGGAGAGCCGGTGGACATGGGTGTGGCCATCAGAGGCCATATCAGAGTCAGACTCGTCCGTTCTGGAATCGCCAG GTTATGCAGTGATGGAGAAGCAGTTTGGCTTTACTACACTGCCGACAACTCCAGAGTCTACCACAAGGAGGAGCCCAAGAGTGTTGAAATAAAAGCAGAG CACACAGATGCCATGGAGTTTCTGATCCATGCATATCCAAAGTTTGTGACAGTGGGCAGCTTGCCATGCAAGTTGGCTGAGGACAAG GTGTCCTTGGCTGAGCTGCTGTTTAAGAGAGGGCTTATTCACACTGCAGAACCTCTGCAGCAATCCTGA